The proteins below come from a single Cylindrospermopsis raciborskii Cr2010 genomic window:
- the brxC gene encoding BREX system P-loop protein BrxC translates to MTLKTIFQKPIDRPIEGVIKADDEASLRIEIEEYVLTNEIEKRLEEFLHAYNNYQGANGVWVSGFFGSGKSHLLKMLALLLENRSVDGIPVLHSFLPKCGENEMLRGDLKKAVSIPSKSILFNIDQKADVISKTEIDALLAVFVKVFDEMCGYYGKHGYIAQFERDLDSRGQYESFKSAYKEVAHRPWEEGREQALLESKNIAIAYGQTVGGDAIAGQGILDKYRSQYKVSIEDFAKAVFDYVEQQGKNFRLNFFVDEVGQYIADNVKLMTNLQTVAESLATKCRGRAWIMVTAQEDMDSVLGEDSRQQTNDFSKIQARFANRMKLTSQDVAEVIQKRLLMKNEIGKNVLSKLYDDQANNFKTLFDFVDGSQTYRNFQDRDHFIQSYPFIPYQFPLFQAAIQNLSAHNAFEGKHSSVGERSMLGVFQQVAIQISEYEEGQLATFDLMFEGIRSALKSSIQQAILQAERHLRNTFAIQLLKALFLVKYVREFKATQRNLCVLMFDRFNCHITDLRKRVEEGLNLLEQETYIQRHGELYEYLTDEEKDVEQEIKNTEVDKRAVAEELEKLVFDHTLKLKKIRSNSQDYPFCKKIDDRLYSRECELTIHIISPFNENAENEDNLRAQSMGRDELVVIIPPEERLMRDLIMYKQTDKYISQNVSITQKDSVKSILTDKNSQNRQRYTDLQQRVHTLLSKSKLILNGSYIEVGGDDPQNRILKGFEDLILKTYPNLQMLRGMVYTEKDLSEALNKPEQLREDTEPEQEVLASIQRNKDLGVRTTLKTLIDKFERKPYGWHHAALLHNVASLCARGKLEVRWDSNLLDGNELLKALTNTRDHMNIILEPQIDFTASQVRALKKLYTDFFNEPAPSGDAKLLGQKTATAISDLIDRLEALSTSHYPFKEKLSSAIARLRNIKGKPYAWYVTDLLKQKDELLDLKEQTIEPIRTFLNGLQRNIFDCAQAFIEEQEANFLIVNALQEKKVREILADPHCFRGDRMQQLKELVTKLREEITTRLNREIEDAVAIIESLRSKLVATAEFHVLSSGQQTEIASSFDEYIKVIKNQKLIAVIRDRKSYFEQEEYERLRQIVFCTQPGVVAEKANQYHTNQEKRLVGNWQETQSLYVSHRSIQFSFDKEWLADETDVEQYVAVMREALLAEVRSGRRVQL, encoded by the coding sequence ATGACCTTAAAGACTATTTTTCAGAAGCCAATTGACCGCCCCATTGAAGGAGTCATCAAAGCAGATGACGAAGCAAGCCTACGGATTGAAATTGAAGAATATGTACTCACTAACGAGATAGAGAAGCGACTGGAGGAATTTCTTCATGCTTACAACAATTACCAGGGTGCCAATGGGGTGTGGGTGTCAGGTTTCTTTGGTTCTGGTAAATCTCACCTGCTCAAGATGTTAGCACTGCTACTGGAAAATAGATCTGTGGATGGGATACCGGTACTACATTCCTTCCTACCCAAGTGCGGTGAAAATGAAATGCTCCGGGGTGACCTCAAAAAGGCTGTCTCCATCCCATCAAAAAGTATTCTCTTTAACATTGACCAAAAGGCTGATGTAATTAGCAAGACTGAAATAGATGCCCTCCTAGCTGTCTTTGTCAAAGTATTTGACGAGATGTGCGGCTATTATGGTAAACATGGCTACATTGCCCAATTTGAGCGGGACTTAGATAGCCGTGGTCAATATGAAAGCTTTAAATCAGCATACAAAGAAGTGGCCCATCGACCCTGGGAAGAAGGTCGGGAGCAGGCCCTGTTAGAGTCCAAAAACATTGCCATCGCCTATGGCCAAACCGTAGGTGGCGATGCGATCGCAGGTCAAGGAATTCTCGACAAGTATCGCAGTCAATACAAGGTTTCTATTGAGGACTTTGCTAAAGCGGTTTTTGACTATGTGGAGCAACAAGGGAAAAACTTCCGCTTAAACTTCTTCGTAGATGAGGTAGGGCAATACATCGCCGACAATGTAAAATTAATGACCAACCTGCAAACCGTTGCAGAAAGCCTGGCTACCAAGTGTAGGGGACGCGCTTGGATTATGGTTACCGCCCAAGAAGATATGGACTCAGTACTAGGAGAAGATAGTCGCCAACAAACCAACGATTTTTCCAAGATTCAAGCTCGGTTTGCCAACCGGATGAAACTTACCAGCCAAGATGTTGCTGAAGTCATTCAAAAGCGACTGCTCATGAAAAATGAAATTGGCAAGAATGTGCTCTCAAAATTATATGATGACCAAGCGAATAACTTTAAGACCCTTTTTGATTTCGTTGATGGATCCCAGACCTACCGTAATTTTCAGGATCGGGATCACTTTATCCAGAGCTATCCTTTTATACCTTACCAGTTTCCCCTTTTCCAAGCTGCCATTCAAAATCTATCAGCTCACAATGCGTTTGAAGGCAAGCACAGCTCTGTTGGAGAGCGTTCCATGTTAGGTGTTTTTCAGCAAGTTGCTATACAGATTAGTGAATATGAGGAAGGTCAACTTGCCACCTTCGACCTCATGTTTGAAGGTATCCGTTCAGCACTAAAATCCAGCATCCAGCAAGCCATTTTACAGGCGGAGCGACACCTGCGTAACACTTTTGCTATCCAGCTGTTAAAAGCCCTGTTCCTGGTCAAATATGTAAGAGAATTTAAGGCAACACAGCGCAACCTCTGTGTGTTGATGTTTGATCGGTTCAATTGCCATATCACGGACTTGCGTAAGAGAGTAGAGGAAGGACTAAACCTATTAGAGCAAGAAACCTACATCCAGCGCCACGGGGAACTCTACGAGTATCTAACGGATGAAGAAAAAGACGTGGAACAGGAGATTAAGAATACGGAGGTAGACAAAAGAGCTGTTGCTGAAGAGTTAGAAAAGCTAGTCTTCGATCACACCCTCAAGCTGAAAAAGATTCGCTCCAACTCACAGGATTATCCCTTTTGTAAAAAGATAGATGATCGTCTCTATAGTCGGGAATGTGAATTGACAATACACATCATCTCCCCGTTCAATGAAAATGCTGAGAATGAAGATAACCTGCGCGCCCAGTCCATGGGACGTGATGAACTGGTAGTGATTATACCACCAGAGGAAAGACTCATGCGCGACCTTATCATGTACAAACAGACAGATAAATATATTAGCCAGAATGTGTCCATTACCCAAAAGGATTCAGTTAAAAGCATACTCACCGATAAGAATTCCCAGAATAGGCAACGCTACACAGATCTCCAGCAACGGGTACACACATTATTGAGTAAATCAAAACTCATCCTTAATGGCAGCTATATTGAAGTAGGGGGAGATGACCCCCAGAATCGCATCCTCAAGGGATTTGAGGATCTGATCCTCAAAACCTATCCCAATTTACAAATGCTGCGCGGTATGGTTTATACGGAAAAAGATCTGTCCGAGGCACTAAACAAACCTGAACAGCTTCGTGAAGACACCGAACCAGAGCAGGAGGTGCTTGCTTCCATTCAGCGCAATAAAGATCTTGGAGTAAGGACAACCCTAAAAACGCTAATAGACAAATTTGAACGTAAACCTTATGGCTGGCATCATGCAGCCCTATTGCACAATGTAGCGAGTCTTTGTGCCCGAGGTAAGCTGGAAGTACGCTGGGACAGCAATCTATTGGATGGTAATGAGCTACTCAAAGCACTAACCAACACCCGTGACCACATGAACATCATTCTTGAACCGCAAATAGATTTCACTGCTTCCCAGGTACGGGCATTAAAGAAACTATATACTGACTTTTTTAACGAACCAGCTCCCAGCGGAGATGCCAAACTACTGGGACAAAAAACCGCAACCGCCATTTCCGACTTAATTGATAGGCTTGAAGCCCTTTCTACTTCACACTATCCCTTTAAAGAAAAACTTAGTAGTGCGATCGCCAGACTAAGAAACATCAAGGGCAAACCTTATGCCTGGTATGTTACAGACCTTCTCAAACAAAAAGATGAGCTGCTTGACCTGAAAGAACAAACTATTGAACCGATTCGCACATTTCTGAATGGTTTACAGCGAAACATATTCGATTGTGCCCAGGCGTTTATTGAAGAGCAGGAAGCGAACTTTTTGATAGTGAATGCTCTTCAAGAGAAAAAGGTGCGGGAAATACTCGCTGACCCTCACTGTTTCCGAGGCGATCGCATGCAGCAGTTAAAGGAATTGGTGACTAAACTGAGGGAAGAGATTACTACTCGGTTAAATAGAGAAATTGAGGATGCTGTAGCTATAATAGAATCACTACGAAGCAAACTAGTTGCTACGGCTGAGTTTCATGTCCTTAGCTCTGGTCAGCAAACTGAGATTGCTAGCTCATTTGATGAATATATAAAGGTTATCAAGAACCAGAAGCTCATCGCTGTAATCCGTGACAGAAAGAGCTACTTTGAGCAAGAGGAATACGAAAGGCTACGGCAAATAGTTTTTTGTACCCAGCCTGGTGTGGTAGCAGAGAAGGCAAATCAATACCATACTAATCAAGAAAAAAGATTAGTGGGGAATTGGCAAGAGACACAAAGTCTGTATGTAAGTCATCGTTCCATCCAGTTTAGTTTCGACAAAGAGTGGCTGGCAGATGAAACGGATGTAGAGCAGTATGTAGCTGTTATGCGGGAGGCATTATTGGCAGAAGTTCGCAGTGGGAGAAGAGTACAACTATGA
- a CDS encoding DUF1788 domain-containing protein, which produces MALDIETQPIQERFQHLLKVISGDRFLKKQGLGNEVPFFICPYRPEESVEMEYIQQQLTKSLNQAGLGVLEINLYNLSIELLQKRGVWEQILDIEPSVSKEQLKELLQGVLDPEKHLVPAIAEKMDQREFAVMFISGVGEVFPYIRSHNVLNNLQSTAKDRPTVMFFPGAYTHSLETGASLDLFGRLRDDKYYRAFNIFHYEP; this is translated from the coding sequence ATGGCACTAGATATAGAAACACAACCAATACAAGAGAGATTTCAGCACCTGCTAAAAGTTATTTCTGGCGATCGCTTTCTGAAAAAGCAGGGTTTAGGAAACGAAGTGCCATTTTTTATCTGTCCCTATAGACCAGAAGAGTCAGTAGAAATGGAATACATTCAGCAACAACTTACCAAGAGCCTCAATCAAGCTGGGCTTGGCGTGCTGGAAATTAACTTGTATAATCTTTCCATTGAGCTTTTACAAAAGCGAGGAGTGTGGGAGCAAATTCTGGATATTGAGCCTTCAGTTTCCAAAGAGCAACTCAAGGAGCTACTGCAAGGGGTTCTTGATCCCGAAAAGCATCTTGTACCAGCTATTGCGGAAAAAATGGACCAGAGGGAATTCGCCGTTATGTTTATTTCCGGGGTGGGTGAGGTATTTCCTTACATTCGCTCCCATAACGTTCTCAACAACCTCCAAAGCACTGCCAAGGACCGCCCCACGGTAATGTTCTTCCCAGGGGCCTACACCCATTCCCTCGAAACCGGTGCATCCCTGGATCTCTTTGGGCGATTGCGGGATGACAAATACTACCGAGCATTTAATATCTTCCATTACGAACCATAG
- a CDS encoding TldD/PmbA family protein — MGPANFSHDTQAEQLLELALKSGAEAAEVYQSRSLSRPVFFEANRLKQLETSQSEGAALRLWKNGRPGLTVAYGPLDPPGMVERALALSQLNEPESVELGTHSPQSYLDIGISVSVEQLINWGKTAIAQVRDIYPDVVCNGDWECDVESIRLINSQGLNCDYSDTTLSCYMSAEWVRGDDFLSVADGQTQRGQLDPLKVAHQILQRLTWAEQNVPTPTRRSPILFTSKAADMLWGTVQAALNAKQVWEGASPWSDRLGQSIMTPNLTIYQDPQAGPYSCPFDDEGTPTRSLIFVDQGVLRNFYSDRTTGGLLGMGTTGNGFRPGLGSYPAPGMFNFLIQPGGESLLELIKSMDTGLIVDQMLGGSGGISGDFAINVDLGYVVEKGEVIGRVKDTMVAGNVYTALKQVVKIGSDADWNGSCYTPSLVVEGLSIIGKNGINTTY; from the coding sequence ATGGGTCCTGCAAACTTTTCCCACGATACACAAGCTGAACAGCTGCTGGAACTAGCCTTAAAATCCGGGGCCGAGGCCGCAGAAGTATATCAGTCCCGTTCACTTTCTCGTCCCGTGTTTTTTGAGGCTAATCGTCTTAAACAATTAGAAACTAGTCAATCCGAAGGTGCTGCACTCCGACTGTGGAAAAATGGGCGTCCAGGACTTACTGTGGCCTACGGTCCTTTAGACCCCCCAGGGATGGTAGAACGGGCCCTGGCCCTGAGTCAACTAAATGAACCAGAATCAGTAGAACTGGGAACCCATTCTCCCCAATCTTACCTTGATATAGGTATTTCCGTATCCGTAGAACAACTGATAAATTGGGGCAAAACTGCGATCGCTCAGGTACGTGATATCTATCCCGATGTTGTCTGTAATGGTGACTGGGAATGCGATGTGGAAAGTATTAGGTTAATTAATAGTCAGGGTCTAAACTGTGATTACAGTGACACTACTCTCAGTTGCTATATGTCCGCCGAATGGGTTAGAGGTGATGATTTTTTAAGCGTTGCTGATGGACAAACTCAACGCGGTCAACTTGACCCCCTAAAAGTGGCACATCAAATCCTTCAGCGATTAACCTGGGCTGAACAAAATGTTCCTACCCCCACCCGGCGATCGCCTATTTTGTTTACCTCTAAAGCTGCTGATATGCTTTGGGGAACTGTGCAGGCTGCCCTAAATGCTAAACAAGTGTGGGAAGGAGCTTCTCCCTGGTCTGATAGATTGGGCCAGTCAATTATGACACCTAATCTTACTATATATCAGGATCCTCAAGCAGGTCCCTATAGCTGTCCTTTTGATGATGAAGGCACCCCTACCCGATCTTTGATATTTGTTGATCAGGGGGTTTTACGCAACTTCTACAGCGATCGCACTACTGGTGGTCTCCTAGGTATGGGAACTACGGGTAATGGCTTTCGTCCAGGTCTAGGTAGCTACCCCGCTCCTGGTATGTTTAATTTTCTCATCCAACCCGGTGGAGAATCCCTGCTGGAGTTAATTAAATCTATGGATACGGGTTTAATTGTGGATCAAATGCTGGGTGGGAGCGGGGGAATTTCTGGAGATTTTGCTATTAATGTTGATTTGGGATATGTAGTGGAAAAAGGAGAAGTTATAGGTCGAGTTAAGGATACTATGGTTGCTGGTAATGTTTATACCGCACTCAAGCAGGTAGTTAAGATCGGTAGTGATGCTGATTGGAATGGTTCTTGTTATACTCCTTCTCTTGTAGTAGAAGGCCTTTCCATTATCGGTAAAAATGGAATAAATACAACCTATTAA
- a CDS encoding chloride channel protein, with amino-acid sequence MLIVDQLTQKFRQIWRPRKGLAIAEASIIGIVAALSAVLLKQSSGWLGTWRIHSTHILPAWLVLPLIGMGFGFFAGWLIQRFAPEAAGSGIPQVKASLGNVPIRLSWQVAGIKLISTIFTLGSGLILGRQGPTIQVGAGLAAGMSRLVPTSPEHRRQMIAAGAGAGLSAAFNAPITGVLFIIEELLKDLSELTLGTAIIACFIGGVISRLLGGGTLQLNRELVNYSAQFYLPEIPIFLLLGVIIGLFSAVFRHGLRLSLKIYQRFHITLPLRVALAGLLSGLIVALLPEYYRDNAGLREYMIASEPNLLLATITFISQFILTLIAFGSGAPGGLFGPSLILGSCLGHIIGVFEVQFLGFGSLNTYALAGMGGFFSAVSKVPITAIVIVFELTTDFNLVLPLMIVAVTAYLVADYFVPGSLYDELLKLNGITIEKNSPIEGVLTKLKAEDVMQKRVETLDVQMSIKEAIQAFSRSHHRGFPVVDQSQLVGIITQSDIKNIYPFQHTTLREIMTPGPITVQPDQGLTEVLYLLNRHQISRLPVVEKQKILGIITRGDIIRAEADSINCKNIASGPQPEPSYLVYQTRSPSTGRGRLLVTLSNPDTAETLLQMAATIAQERHYELECLQIILVSRHSSPSETKVRTTKSRRILRQAESLAKKWQIPIHTQIRVAHDVAQAILETIKERHIDLIFMGWKGNTSTPGRIFGTVVDTIIRQATCDVVLVKLSSLHNKSYLANFHRWLVPMAGGPNAPVAIKLLPALVSLVENPEIRLTQVVKPWEKEPDMHVLEESTRQLIRNRNIHGQVIAASLQGESVSQAVIELVNTEGFDVVILGASREGLLQQAIHGNIPETIASGVNSTVILVRGEI; translated from the coding sequence ATGTTGATTGTTGATCAACTCACTCAAAAGTTTCGTCAAATCTGGCGACCCAGAAAGGGTTTGGCGATCGCGGAGGCTTCTATTATTGGTATTGTAGCTGCTTTATCAGCTGTTTTACTCAAACAGAGTTCGGGATGGTTAGGAACATGGCGTATTCATAGTACCCATATTTTACCAGCTTGGTTAGTATTACCGTTGATTGGCATGGGGTTCGGGTTTTTTGCAGGTTGGTTAATCCAACGATTTGCTCCGGAAGCTGCTGGTAGTGGTATCCCCCAAGTGAAAGCCAGTTTAGGTAATGTTCCTATCAGGTTATCTTGGCAAGTGGCGGGGATTAAGTTAATTAGTACTATTTTTACCTTGGGATCGGGTTTAATCTTGGGGAGACAGGGACCGACTATACAGGTTGGTGCGGGTTTGGCTGCGGGGATGAGCCGTTTAGTACCCACATCTCCTGAACATCGTCGCCAAATGATTGCTGCAGGTGCGGGTGCGGGGTTATCTGCTGCTTTTAATGCTCCCATTACTGGAGTATTATTTATTATTGAGGAACTACTGAAGGACCTGTCGGAATTAACTCTGGGAACTGCTATTATTGCCTGTTTTATTGGGGGGGTAATTTCTAGATTGTTGGGTGGTGGAACTTTACAACTTAATCGAGAACTGGTTAACTATTCTGCTCAGTTTTACCTCCCAGAAATTCCCATTTTTCTGCTTTTAGGGGTAATTATTGGCCTATTCAGTGCTGTATTCCGTCATGGGCTAAGACTTAGTCTCAAAATTTATCAAAGATTCCATATCACTTTACCTTTACGGGTAGCTCTAGCAGGTCTACTTTCTGGGTTGATTGTGGCTTTGCTACCAGAATACTATCGAGATAATGCTGGTTTGAGAGAATACATGATTGCTAGTGAGCCTAATTTGCTATTAGCTACTATTACTTTCATTAGTCAGTTTATTCTCACCCTAATTGCTTTTGGTTCGGGTGCACCTGGGGGATTATTTGGCCCTAGCTTGATTTTAGGTTCTTGTTTGGGTCATATTATTGGTGTTTTTGAGGTGCAATTCTTGGGTTTTGGTTCCCTTAATACTTACGCTTTAGCAGGAATGGGTGGTTTCTTTAGTGCAGTTTCTAAGGTTCCTATTACTGCTATTGTCATTGTTTTTGAACTAACTACGGATTTTAATCTGGTATTGCCTTTAATGATTGTTGCTGTAACAGCCTATTTGGTTGCAGACTACTTTGTACCAGGTTCACTCTATGATGAATTACTGAAATTGAATGGGATTACCATTGAAAAAAATAGTCCTATTGAAGGTGTTTTAACTAAATTAAAAGCTGAAGATGTAATGCAAAAACGAGTAGAAACCTTAGATGTCCAGATGTCTATAAAAGAGGCTATTCAAGCTTTTTCTCGTTCTCATCATCGAGGGTTTCCAGTGGTAGATCAGAGTCAGTTAGTGGGAATTATTACCCAGTCAGATATTAAAAACATTTACCCGTTTCAGCATACTACTTTACGGGAAATTATGACACCGGGACCTATTACCGTGCAACCAGACCAAGGCTTAACGGAAGTTTTATACCTACTAAACCGTCACCAAATTAGTCGCTTACCGGTGGTAGAAAAACAAAAAATTCTTGGTATTATTACTCGTGGCGATATTATTAGAGCAGAAGCAGATAGCATTAACTGTAAAAATATCGCCTCTGGACCTCAACCAGAACCATCATATCTGGTATATCAAACGCGATCGCCTAGTACTGGAAGAGGTAGACTATTAGTTACCCTATCTAATCCAGATACAGCGGAAACTCTATTACAAATGGCTGCTACAATTGCTCAAGAACGCCATTATGAATTAGAATGCTTACAGATTATTTTAGTATCTCGTCATAGTTCTCCTTCTGAAACTAAGGTCAGAACAACAAAAAGCAGAAGAATACTTAGACAAGCCGAATCCCTAGCCAAAAAATGGCAAATTCCCATCCACACCCAAATACGGGTTGCTCATGATGTGGCCCAGGCCATTTTAGAAACCATTAAGGAACGACATATAGATTTAATTTTTATGGGTTGGAAGGGAAACACCTCCACACCAGGAAGAATTTTTGGTACGGTGGTAGACACGATTATTCGTCAAGCCACCTGTGATGTTGTTTTGGTCAAATTAAGTAGCTTGCATAATAAATCATACCTTGCTAATTTTCATCGATGGTTAGTACCCATGGCTGGAGGACCAAATGCACCCGTAGCTATTAAGTTATTACCAGCTTTAGTAAGCTTAGTAGAAAATCCAGAAATTCGCCTTACCCAGGTGGTCAAACCCTGGGAAAAGGAACCGGATATGCACGTTTTAGAGGAGTCTACTCGCCAACTAATTCGTAACCGAAACATCCATGGTCAAGTAATTGCTGCGTCTTTACAAGGTGAGTCGGTTAGTCAAGCAGTAATTGAACTGGTTAACACAGAAGGTTTCGACGTGGTGATTTTAGGTGCTTCCCGGGAGGGACTATTACAACAGGCAATCCACGGTAATATTCCTGAAACTATTGCCTCCGGTGTTAATAGTACAGTTATACTAGTTAGGGGAGAAATTTAG
- a CDS encoding ferredoxin:protochlorophyllide reductase (ATP-dependent) subunit N, with amino-acid sequence MTVTAENTALTFECETGNYHTFCPISCVAWLYQKIEDSFFLVIGTKTCGYFLQNAMGVMIFAEPRYAMAELEEGDISAQLNDFNELKRLCEQIKRDRNPSVIVWIGTCTTEIIKMDLEGLAPKLEAEIGIPIVVARANGLDYAFTQGEDTVLAAMANRCPAQTPVTETEKNERNAIQKLLHFGKKKEEVIEEESEYVNHPPLVLFGSLPDPVVTQLTLELKKQGIKVSGWLPAKRFTELPVIEEGYYVAGVNPFLSRTATTLMRRRKCKLISAPFPIGPDGTRAWVEKICSVFGITPQGLEAREAQIWENIEDYVKLIRGKSVFFMGDNLLEISLARFLVRCGMTVPEIGIPYMDKRYQAAELSLLEKTCQEMGVALPKIIEKPDNYNQVQRIYELKPDLVITGMSHANPLEARGINTKWSVEFTFAQIHGFGNARDILELVTRPLRRNNNLKDLGWDKLVREATTA; translated from the coding sequence ATGACAGTGACTGCGGAAAATACTGCTTTAACTTTTGAATGTGAAACCGGTAATTATCATACTTTTTGTCCCATTAGTTGTGTAGCTTGGTTATATCAGAAAATCGAGGATAGCTTCTTTTTGGTAATTGGCACTAAAACTTGTGGTTATTTTCTTCAAAATGCCATGGGAGTAATGATTTTTGCTGAACCCCGTTACGCAATGGCTGAATTGGAAGAAGGTGATATCTCTGCTCAGTTGAATGATTTTAATGAGTTAAAAAGACTTTGTGAACAAATTAAACGCGATCGCAATCCTAGTGTAATTGTCTGGATTGGTACTTGTACTACTGAAATCATCAAGATGGACTTGGAGGGATTAGCTCCCAAGTTAGAAGCGGAAATTGGTATTCCTATTGTGGTTGCTCGTGCAAACGGATTGGATTATGCTTTTACCCAAGGTGAGGATACGGTTTTAGCTGCTATGGCTAATCGTTGTCCTGCTCAAACACCAGTAACTGAAACGGAAAAGAACGAACGGAATGCTATTCAAAAGTTACTACATTTTGGGAAGAAAAAGGAAGAGGTAATTGAGGAAGAATCGGAATATGTCAACCATCCACCTTTGGTATTATTCGGTTCTTTACCAGATCCTGTGGTTACCCAATTAACGTTAGAATTGAAGAAACAGGGAATTAAGGTTTCTGGTTGGCTTCCTGCAAAGAGATTTACCGAGTTACCAGTAATTGAAGAGGGCTATTATGTTGCTGGTGTTAATCCCTTTTTAAGTAGGACTGCAACAACCTTAATGAGAAGGAGAAAATGTAAACTAATTAGTGCACCATTCCCCATTGGTCCAGATGGTACCCGTGCATGGGTGGAGAAGATCTGCTCGGTTTTTGGTATTACTCCCCAGGGTTTGGAAGCAAGGGAAGCACAAATTTGGGAAAATATAGAGGATTATGTGAAGTTGATTCGCGGTAAATCTGTATTTTTCATGGGTGATAACCTGTTAGAAATTTCCCTAGCTCGGTTCCTAGTTCGCTGTGGAATGACCGTACCAGAAATTGGCATCCCTTATATGGATAAACGTTACCAAGCAGCCGAACTATCTTTACTAGAAAAGACTTGTCAAGAAATGGGTGTTGCCTTACCTAAAATTATCGAGAAACCAGATAACTATAATCAAGTTCAGCGGATTTATGAATTAAAACCAGATTTAGTAATCACTGGGATGTCTCATGCTAATCCCCTGGAAGCAAGGGGGATTAATACTAAGTGGTCTGTGGAGTTTACCTTTGCACAGATTCATGGATTTGGCAATGCGCGGGACATTTTGGAATTAGTCACCCGTCCTTTAAGGAGGAACAATAATTTGAAGGACTTGGGTTGGGATAAACTGGTGCGAGAAGCAACTACAGCTTAA
- a CDS encoding DUF5331 domain-containing protein translates to MAFFDSFTDAIKQKWLHFFEVNREWIVVQMAAQSMSTPDGGKRPSSYLILGVVNALEPKLAQLMFPFAKLNPDPDILIEVLGLNFDPDLAIAGQARNLDDGKVYSDAPSVVGENPSLVNRSLGLNLPDDDEFDDFNQSHETGELVSDVWGGDSSGNGEELPPRVFDGSEMARLFPEN, encoded by the coding sequence ATGGCTTTCTTCGATAGTTTTACTGATGCAATTAAACAAAAGTGGTTACATTTTTTTGAGGTTAATCGTGAGTGGATTGTGGTGCAGATGGCTGCACAATCAATGTCTACCCCTGATGGAGGTAAACGTCCTTCTTCTTACCTGATCCTGGGTGTGGTCAACGCTTTGGAACCTAAACTTGCTCAGTTGATGTTTCCTTTTGCTAAGTTGAATCCTGACCCCGATATTTTAATTGAGGTTCTGGGATTAAATTTTGACCCCGACCTTGCTATTGCAGGTCAAGCACGTAATCTGGATGATGGGAAAGTATATTCCGATGCACCTAGTGTGGTGGGAGAAAATCCTTCACTGGTGAATAGGTCTCTAGGGTTGAATTTACCGGATGATGATGAATTCGATGATTTCAACCAATCCCATGAGACGGGTGAGTTGGTTTCTGACGTTTGGGGCGGAGATTCTTCTGGAAATGGCGAGGAACTACCTCCCAGGGTTTTTGATGGTTCGGAAATGGCCCGTCTCTTCCCCGAAAATTAA
- the bchL gene encoding ferredoxin:protochlorophyllide reductase (ATP-dependent) iron-sulfur ATP-binding protein, whose product MKLAVYGKGGIGKSTTSCNISVALAKRGKKVLQIGCDPKHDSTFTLTGFLIPTIIDTLQEKDYHYEDVWPEDVIYPGYGGVDCVEAGGPPAGAGCGGYVVGETVKLLKELNAFDEYDVILFDVLGDVVCGGFAAPLNYADYCLIVTDNGFDALFAANRIAASVREKARTHPLRLAGLIGNRTAKRDLIEKYVEAVPMPVLEVLPLIEDIRVSRVKGKTLFEMAESDPSLNYVCDYYLSIADQILAQPEGVVPSDAPDRELFSLLSDFYLNPTKPQTNNQEQELKLMMV is encoded by the coding sequence ATGAAATTAGCAGTTTATGGAAAGGGTGGTATTGGTAAATCTACAACCAGCTGTAACATATCCGTGGCCCTTGCCAAACGGGGTAAAAAGGTACTACAAATTGGCTGTGACCCAAAACATGACAGCACTTTTACCCTAACCGGGTTTTTGATTCCCACCATCATTGACACCCTGCAAGAAAAAGACTATCACTATGAAGATGTGTGGCCAGAGGATGTCATTTACCCTGGATATGGTGGTGTTGACTGTGTAGAAGCTGGTGGACCACCCGCAGGTGCAGGATGTGGTGGTTATGTGGTAGGTGAAACTGTCAAACTCTTAAAGGAACTCAATGCTTTTGATGAGTATGATGTGATTCTGTTTGATGTTTTAGGTGATGTGGTTTGTGGTGGTTTTGCTGCACCTCTAAACTATGCTGATTACTGTTTAATTGTCACTGATAACGGTTTTGATGCACTCTTTGCTGCTAATCGCATTGCTGCTTCTGTCCGTGAAAAAGCCAGAACTCACCCCTTACGTTTAGCAGGTTTAATTGGTAATCGCACCGCGAAACGGGATTTAATTGAGAAGTATGTAGAAGCAGTGCCAATGCCTGTATTAGAGGTATTGCCATTGATTGAAGATATTCGTGTTTCTCGTGTTAAGGGTAAAACCCTGTTTGAAATGGCAGAATCAGACCCCTCACTCAATTATGTTTGTGACTATTATTTGAGTATTGCTGACCAAATTTTAGCTCAACCAGAGGGGGTTGTTCCCAGTGATGCTCCTGACCGGGAACTGTTTTCCCTGTTGTCAGATTTCTATTTAAATCCCACTAAACCACAGACTAATAACCAGGAACAAGAATTGAAACTGATGATGGTCTGA